The following DNA comes from Sorex araneus isolate mSorAra2 chromosome 5, mSorAra2.pri, whole genome shotgun sequence.
CCTGTCGGGGTGATTAccgccaggagcaaggcctgagcactcccaggtgtggccccatagcaaaataaaagagaaggggggaaaaagtCATAGCCAAGGACTAAAGAACTAGTAGAGAACTTAAGGCACTGCCTTACATCTGACTAAAACCAGTTCAATTCCCACAACATATATGTCCCTGAACATcccagggtgactcctgagctcagagtcaggaatatcccctgagcacccccagaggtAGCCCTAAACATTCTCCACTCTCTCCTAAGTTATCAGGACAGGCTGGAGATGTAACCTgcaatgtgtgaggccctgggtttgattctgagtactttaaaaaaaaaaagtcactggggtggagagataatatagcgtGCAGAACACATGCAGGGTacatggtcaatctgggttcaattcctggcatccatgttggtcccccaagcacctctaggagtaattcctgagtacagagccaggagtaagccctgagcacctccaggtgtggccccaaaacaaaaaacaaacctagCGCTAGTAAAATACTATAGCATGCCAGGTACCAACATTTCATAGGCATGAAAGAGTGCTAAATCCTCAAAGCAACCCTATGAGGTAGAGCTTATTTGTGCTCTATCTTATATATAATGAAACTGACATAAACAATAAAGTAActtgccggggctggagagatagcacagcggatagggcgtttgccttgcacgcggccaacccgggttcaaatcccagcatcccatatggtcccctgagcacggccaggggtaattcctgagtgcagagccaggagtaacccctgagcatcgccaggtgtgacccaaaaagcaataaataaataaataaagtaacttgCCTTGATATAAGCAAATTACTTTGACTCTAAACTTCTTACTCCTGACCATCCTACACTATTGCCTTTCTGTGGAGAAAACACATTCCAGGTAATCTGATGCAGACCTCCTCATCTGTGGAACAAATCAAGCCAGAACAGATGCAGTTTAATGAATGTGGGGGGAAATTAGAAAGAGAGCAAAacgggtaggaagcttgccttacatgttgctgacccaggtttgattcccagcatcttacatggtcctctgagcagctccagaagtgattcctgagcagagtcaggagctacctctgagcatcaccagatgtggtcccccacaccaaaaaaataaaaaagagagacagacagacagacaacagacaacagacagcaggggACAGATGGTATGTGGCTGAGGGTAATAGCAAGGATTCAGGATTATGTCAAACATGGGGAAAGCAAGGGAgtaccatgaacagctttatattttgattttgggttttatttttatttgcttgcaGAGCCACACCAGACAGTTGCTCAAGTGCCAGAACCTAGGACTGGCATTCAGATATACCaagcatgaactccagcccttcaatctatctccccaccctgagattgtatttttttttttcaataaatcaaGCTGGGTATCAGAGAGAAAGTaggtggacagggcacttgccttggacatgtCCAacccaccaccaggtatggcccataaaaaaaggaaaaaagaaacaatctgTCTAGgttgtttttctgttgttgttgccatttttgttttttgggtcacacctggcaatgctcaggggtcagggataattcctgaactgcactcaggaattacttctggcagtgctttgggaccataagggatgacagagatcaaaccctgggtggctgcatgcaaagcagaatgcactactatctctccagctccagctgcTTTTCTGGAGGGAAaggggcacactcagtgatgctcaggtactcccagctctgggctcagggatcactatggcagggcctggggatcTTATGGGGTCATGATgatgaatctgggtcagccgcaagcaaggcaagtaccttaatttGTAGTATCTCTGCAGCCCGATTCTGATTGCTTTGTGAAGACTCTACTCTGATTGGTAAGCAAGCAGGCTCAGGAGAATGGCCACACATAGGTAGCAATAGAGAAGGATAAACAAATGGGCTGAGTATTTTTGAGGTAACATCAACAAGacgttttttgtttggttgtttatggtggggctcagagatcaatccctgggtttgacccatgCTCATATGGGCTCTACCACTAAGTCACTCCCCTTCAATAGGACCTGCTGAAGAACCAGACTGTAAATTATTGAGGAAAACAGCTGAATTAAGGCGGTATCTGTACTTTGAGGTCGCCCGTGCGATAAATGATATACtgcatcatttttttccctccacagtgggtagggtgtttgccttgcatgccactgacccgggttcgattcccctgtctctcttggagagccgggcaagctactgagagtatcccgcctgcacggcagagcctggaaagctactggtggtgtattcaatatgccaaaaacagtaatgacaggtctcacaatggagacgttactggtgcctgctcgagaaaatcgatgagcaatgggatgacactgatacagtgatacagtgaatgatcCTTCATTCTAGAATCTATTTCTACTACtaggaaaaaagtaatttttaaaaatttaaatgtaaaaggggctggagcaatagtacaacgggtaggatgtttgtcttgcaaacatcccgggttcgattcccagcattccatatggtcttctgagcaccgccaggggtgattcctgcgtgcagagccaggagtaacccctgtgcattgccagctgtgacccataaagaaaaaaaaataaataaatgtaaaaggcTAACAATAGGACAGGCAGGGTTCAAATCTGACTCCAAAACTGGAACTGTCCAGTTTCAAATACAAAACCAGACACATATCTGACACACGAATGAACGAGCAGGTGCGTTCCTGAACAATTCGCATGCTCCAGAGGAGTTTTACGTGTCTGCAACACGGCTTAAAAGTCCAACAGGTTTTATGACTTTGTATTTAAGAAGgttaaaagaccaaaaaaaaaaaagctagattaTTTAACATACCAGTATTGACAGCATCTAAAAAAGGAGGGCGGAGAGGGATATTCCCAGTTCTAGATATTTTTGCTTCAAAAGACTACAATTCACAGGAGATGCGAAGCTGACTCTCCCGCGTCCCCACCGCGACCACCCAGCCAGGCACCCCCGCCGCCCGTGGCCTCACGATGATGTAGGCGTCCAGGATGGAGCGGTAGAGCGCCAGGACACGGGTGAGGTTCACGGCCAGCTGTCTCCTCTCCTCGTGAGAGAGGCCCCTGGCGGAGATGCCCGGCATCCCGGCAGCGGGCCGCAGAGAGGAGGGAACCAGAACCTGCAGCGCGTGGCAGCGCGGACCTGCGGAGTGGAACGCGGCAAGAGCGCAGAACCCGAGCGCAGACCCCAGCAGCTCCGCGGAGGGGACAGAGAGGCGCCTTCGTGACGTCACAGTCCGCGACGGGCGCAGAGCAGAGGGGCGGGGTGCCCGGGTCCCGACGCCCCCGCGTGGAGAGCCCCGCCCTTTCCGGTACACTTCCGCCCTTTCCCGGAAGTGGGGTCCTCAAGGCGGGCGGGCGACCGTTTCTGGCTATAGAGGCTTCCGCACACCTTCGAGGCAGCCCTCTCCCGGGCTTGAGGGATCGGGAAGTGCAAGCCCGACCCACGCCGCCGCTGCCCCCGACTGCCGCTGTTCGCGGAGTCTCTGGGCTGGGGAGGCTGTGGTGCATTCCTTCCTGTGCGCGGGCCGGCCGGGCTTCTCCGCCGCGGCTCGCTCCCGTTTCCGTATCCGGCTCCCGGCGTTTCCGGGCATGGCGAGGCCTGTCTGGGAGGTAGGTGGGTGAACTCGGGGACTGGTCCCGGAGGCCGGGGGCGACGAAGCCTGCTCGCCCAGGTAGGCTCCTGCCGGTCTTCATTGCCCTGTCATTGATCATGCGTTCTCAAAGCCCCTTTCTCGGGAGAAGGACTTGGGTGAGATGCTGATGGCCgacgtccccctcccccccccccgcgccacacagacacacatgcacacgcgcgcgcgcgcgcacacacacacacacacacacacacacacacacacacacacgatttgtATCGCTATTCTTAGGACTCGTGttgcagtgcccaggggtgaTCCAGAAGTATGTGATGGCATTATTGCTCTCAGGCACACTTAGACGTTCCCTCCTCCCCAGGCAGGTGATAGCGCTCACCTGGCTTGTGCTTCCAGAATCACCAAGCTGGAGCTGGATGaacgtgtgtgcacgtgcgtgtccTGAGACTATACAGATGAGAGAAACTAAAGAGGGAAGTAGAGGTTTCCGCACGCCTTCAGTGTGGTGACTCTTGGGACTTTTGCCCCAATAGGGCCTTCCTCCCATCATTTCATGAACGGCTCCCCATTTTGGGGGGCTGAGGGAGCAgacaccctgtgatgcttaggggttactcctggctttgcactcaggaattattcctggcagtgctcaggggaaccatatgggatgccagcgattaaactcaagtcagccacgtgcaaggcaaggatccTACCTACCGTACTATCACCAGCCCTCTCCTTTACCTTCTTGTAGGTGATCCTGATGGTTTTCCACTTGTGATCCCACAGATCTGAGTCTTTCCCCCCCGACCCATACCTGTGGACTCAGTTACCCATATCCCTTTCTTCCTCAGGGTGAATTGCAAGTCTCCTAATGCTGTTCTCTGACCTTCAGCAGAGGGGGAGTCGCATGTCCTCCCACTAAGCCGCTCTTCCCAGCTGGTTGCGCTCAAACGGCCTGACACATGTCTACCTTACTCCTCAACCTGGACTTCGGCAAGCCTCCCCCTAAGAAGGGGTTCGAGGGCAATGCCAAGCACCGAAGTTTTGTCAAAAAGCGGCGGCTCTTGGAACGGAAGGGTCTTCTGGCCAAGAAGAATCAGCCTCCTAGCAAGGCACCTAAAGCTCGCTTGGAGGCAAAGCAGCAGAAGCAACAGAAGCAGCAGAATGGGGACATGACCAGAGGGGATGGCTCAGGGAAGgctgcctccctccccaaaaaGAAGCCCGCTGCTTCCAGTGGCACAGCCGAGCCAGCCCAGGACAGGACAGCTAAGGTTCCTTGGCTGACCCCAGGCCCTTCACAGAAGGGTGGTTCTGTGGTGGCCAAAGTGGATCTACTGGGGGAGTTCCAAAGCGCCCTTCCAAAGGTGAAGAGTCGTGTGCCGCGCTCCCAGAAGGGCTCTCGGAAGAAGTCTTCTCAGAAGAGCACCGCACAGCCGTCCACCCAAGGTCCCCCGGAGAGCAAGTGTCCTGCCACACTCCAGAAGATTCCGAGCAAGATGGTGGCGATTGACTGTGAGATGGTGGGCACAGGGCCCAAGGGCCATGTCAGTTCCTTGGCCCGCTGTAGCATTGTCAGCTACGAGGGCGATGTGCTCTACGACGAGTATATCCGCCCGCCCTGCCAGATTGTGGATTATCGCACCAGGTGGAGTGGGATCAAGAGGCATCACATGGTGAATGCCACCCCCTTCAAGGTGGCACGGGGCCAGGTGAGAAGCCTGGGTTACAGTGGGCAGGGGGACTGGGAGGACAGAGCTCACATCACACTTGCAAAGGACTGTTTCCTCGGAAGACCCCAAAAGGTTGGAGAAAGACGCCCTGATCAGGAAGTCACCATTGGCTGGTGGAATGGGCGTCTCTGGCTAAGTGAGACCCATCTTTGGTCCTCAGTGAGCTCCCAAGCAGCAGgctcaagggccagggggattggctcgatttgggttttttggggtgcAGTTGGGGATAGAGAGGTTAGGGAGGGTGGAGCTGGGAGCCTGTTTGTACACTGGGGTTAAGTAGCAAGGTGGAGAGAAGACTCAGGGCGGTTATGTTGGGGGTCTCATGTCGTTCACGGAGCAAACCTGCTTGGTTTCAGGACGCTGGGAGCATCACTAGGCACTAGGGGAGCAGGCTGAGCCCTGAATGACTAGAGAAGCTGGGCTGCAGGGCGAGCGGCCAGTCCTGGGTGGCCTCCAGAGGGCGCCCTTAGTCCACATTGGAATTGCAGCCCCAAATCCTCCACTTCTAGATCTGTGGTTCTCCACATTTTCATACCTGGGGGCTGTGCTTGAAAGCACTCgacacattttttcaaagaattccTTAGCTGGCAGGGCAGTCAGTTGGAGATGGTTTATCCAAGGAATGTCTggagttttagaaaaaaaaaaaactggaagagTGGCTCTGAGGTGGCCGCTGGGCCCAGCCCTCACTGGCAGGAACTTCGTTGAAGTTCATGTGAAGTAAGAAGTGTGGGAGTGGGGCCAGTAAGTGCAGGGGAAGGTGGCCTGTGAGCCCCTAGGCAATTGAACTGCCGTGTTTCCGTCGGAAGGCACTTCCCTCGTGCCCCAGCCAGCCTGGAAGACTGAGGTGCATCCTGTGTATCTGACTTCTTCCAAGGGGTTGCTGCAAGAGTCAGCCCGCTGAGGCTTAGCCTCTTTGGAATTCCACTTTGGAACT
Coding sequences within:
- the ISG20L2 gene encoding interferon-stimulated 20 kDa exonuclease-like 2, with the translated sequence MSTLLLNLDFGKPPPKKGFEGNAKHRSFVKKRRLLERKGLLAKKNQPPSKAPKARLEAKQQKQQKQQNGDMTRGDGSGKAASLPKKKPAASSGTAEPAQDRTAKVPWLTPGPSQKGGSVVAKVDLLGEFQSALPKVKSRVPRSQKGSRKKSSQKSTAQPSTQGPPESKCPATLQKIPSKMVAIDCEMVGTGPKGHVSSLARCSIVSYEGDVLYDEYIRPPCQIVDYRTRWSGIKRHHMVNATPFKVARGQILKLLTGKIVVGHAIHNDFKALQYFHPKSLTRDTSHIPLLNRKAGSPENATMSLKNLTKLLLNRDIQTGKSGHSSVEDAQATMELYKLVEVEWEQHLVQNPPKD